Below is a window of Paremcibacter congregatus DNA.
GAAGAAAAACGGTGCAACGGCCTCGCCATTCGAGACAAAGGCCATGGCCCATATGGACAGTCACATCCCGCTTGACGAGTGGGTGCGGCTGTGTCTGCGAATGCTAAAGCCGTTGGGAAGGCTGACGTTGGTGCATCGGGCGGATCGCATGGATGATATCATCGCGGCGTTGCATGGCAAGGCCGGGGATGTGGTTATTTACCCCTTATGGTCGGCAGAAGACCGGGAGGCCCGGCGGGTGATCATTCAGGCTCGAAAAGGTGGCAAGGGCATATTGACCTTGAAACCGGGGCTCAGGGTGCATACATCAGAGGGATGTTTCACCCCGGAAGCCGAAATGATACTGCGCCAGAGCGCGGCAATCGATCTTGATCGGAATTATGATACAAAATAATAAACAAGTTAGAGACAAATTCTTATGCTGAATAAAATAAAAGACCTGATCGCGCAAATTCCCCTGCCCATGTTTCAAAACCGGCCACCGGTGGTGGCGATCCTGCCGCTGGAAGGCGTGATCGGCAGCGGGTCCCGGTTTTCATCCGGGCTCAATCTCGCCGGGGTTGAAGACAAGATCAAACAGGCATTTGAGGTTGGCAATGTCAAGGCCGTGGCGCTGGCGGTGAATTCTCCGGGCGGATCGCCGGTACAGAGCGAACTGATCATGCGCCGTATTCAACGGCTGTCAGAAGAAAAAGACATTCCGGTCTATGCTTTTGCTGAAGATGTGGCGGCGTCAGGCGGGTATCTGATTTCATTGGCGGCGAAAGAAATTTATGCCCATGAAGCTTCTATTGTCGGCAGCATCGGGGTGATCTCCGCCGGGTTCGGTTTTCACAAGGCGATTGAGAAAGTTGGCGTTGAACGTCGGGTTTATGCCGCGGGCGATAATAAATCGGTACTTGATCCCTTCCAGCCGGAGAAGGAAAATGATGTCAAGTTGTTGAAAGAGATGCAGAAAGATATTCACGAATTCTTCAAAAATCTGGTGAAGGAAAGTCGCGGCGATCGCCTGAAAGGCACGCAGAAGGTTATGTTCTCCGGACAGTTCTGGGCCGGGAAGGAAGCTTTGAAGCTTGGCCTGATTGACGGGGTTGGGGATATTCATGGTGTGATGAAGGAAAAACTCGGCGACAAAACCAAATTTAAACGCATCAAGGATGAAAAAGGATTTATCAAAGGATTACTCGGTATGGGGGGGGATAAAAGCCGCATCAGCGACGAAATACTCGCCACCCTGGAGACCCGGTCTGTCTGGAGCCGCTACGGTTTGTAACCGGGAATAGGCTGAACCGAATTCGCGGCGCCATAATCAAGATTGATATGAGATCAGGTTAGTCGACCCGATTTGATAGTGTGCTGGCACGTGCGGTATACCATGCATTTTTTCTGAAAAGGCGCGATAGTTTTCGGCCTGGACTTCCCAAAATGAATTTGGCGATATTATGGAAGAAAACTTTGATTTTGAATGTTCTGATGATGCGTTCAAGATGTGACCGGATATCGGTGTTGTCATTCGCCTTGCAGAGCTCGACGAGTTCTTCCAGAAAATATAGGCCCTGGGCATCATTGAGAGCGAGCTGCTTATACGGATCGGCTCCCGTCGGTTCAGGAAGGCGGGCGCATTTCTTGCCCATGATTTTAAGGGCGAGGGATGTGCGCAAGCATTTCGGGCATTCTCCACAGTTATTGTATGATGATTTCCAGCATACCTGAAGCTGGTCAAGCAAGATCTGGTCTTCTGCAATATATTCTGTTTTCTCACAACGTGATGCGGCACATCCATGATGGATGATATGGGTGTTTTCCGTTGCCCATAGGGGGTCTAACAGCGGGTGTGAGCCGTGAGGATGCAAAGTGGTATAGGAATAGGATGAGGGGATCAGCATCACTTTTGGGTTCAAGGTGATGCCGATTACTGACAGCAGGCTGCCGTGCACGAGGGAGAATTCGAATTTTCTTGCATCGCAGTAGGCGCGGATATTGGTATCCACTGTGATGATTTTCTTGTTTTGGGACAGGGCAAAAGCCTTCCGGTCAGCCATGTTCTTTTCCCAGCTGTTTTCTTTATCCCAATTCTCAAAGGCTTTTACGAGGAGCAAGTGGGTAATATCGTCCCTGAAATGTCCAAAGGTGTAGGTGCTGTCGATCCCGCCGGAGAAACAACATATGATATTATCCGTCACGGGAAAATTTTTACGGGTTTTAGCCTGT
It encodes the following:
- a CDS encoding tRNA1(Val) (adenine(37)-N6)-methyltransferase → MGGSMGVSLDEFLGGTIRLYQPEEGYRIATDTVFLAASLNLAPQESLLDMGAGTGGILSCLLARRGADLQSNVFHGIELQEELLDLARRNALANGFGEQIRYFKGDIAHPPVECEPNTYDQVVSNPPYLKKNGATASPFETKAMAHMDSHIPLDEWVRLCLRMLKPLGRLTLVHRADRMDDIIAALHGKAGDVVIYPLWSAEDREARRVIIQARKGGKGILTLKPGLRVHTSEGCFTPEAEMILRQSAAIDLDRNYDTK
- a CDS encoding S49 family peptidase, with translation MLNKIKDLIAQIPLPMFQNRPPVVAILPLEGVIGSGSRFSSGLNLAGVEDKIKQAFEVGNVKAVALAVNSPGGSPVQSELIMRRIQRLSEEKDIPVYAFAEDVAASGGYLISLAAKEIYAHEASIVGSIGVISAGFGFHKAIEKVGVERRVYAAGDNKSVLDPFQPEKENDVKLLKEMQKDIHEFFKNLVKESRGDRLKGTQKVMFSGQFWAGKEALKLGLIDGVGDIHGVMKEKLGDKTKFKRIKDEKGFIKGLLGMGGDKSRISDEILATLETRSVWSRYGL